The Planktothrix agardhii NIES-204 genomic interval ACCCAAAAAATCGGCCGAGTAAACTGGTGGCTTTCTCCTGCAAAATCTAGTTATAATTCCCTAGAATATAGTTAGGGAAACGTTAATTTTTTCAATCTAATTATGAACTTGAAACGTCTAGGCCATGTTGCTATTTGTGTGAATGATATCGACTCATCCGCAGCGTTTTATCAAAACTTAGGGATGGATTTGGTTTGGAAGGATACGGACTGGGCTTATTTAAAAGCGGGTGAGGATGGATTAGCTTTACTGAGTCCGGGTTATGATCAAGCTGGCCCTCACTTTGGTTTTGTATTTAGCGATCGCACCGAGATGGAAAGTGCCTATCATAGCTTAAAGGCTCAAGGGATTCCGGTGACAACAATTCATGAACATCGGGATGGTACGGCTTCCTTTTATGGGCGAGATCTTGACGGAAATGGCTTTGAATACCTGTATGAACCCATTAAATGAGTTAAGGGCGTTTTAACTAAAAACTATGTTTCAAAAAATTCGATGGGGAAGTCGCCGGAGTTCAATGTTTTATACTTGGGTTGAGGTAGATTTGTGGCTGATGGGAGCCTGTCTTCTTCTCACCGTATTTGCAGGAATTATGATCCGCAGTGTGGAGTTAAATCAAGGTTTAACTGATTGGTGGCAACATTGGGTGACGGGAGCGATTGGTTTAACTTTAGCTTTGATTTTTTCCCGTTGTCGTTATGAACGTCTGATTCAGTGGAAATGGGTGATTTATGGAATCACAAATTTATCGTTGGTTGCGGTACAAATTATTGGGACAACGGCATTAGGGGCGCAACGATGGATTAATATTGCGGGTTTTCATGTCCAACCCTCGGAGTTTGCTAAGGTCGGAATTATTATTACTTTAGCAGCCCTACTCCAAGAGTTAAAAAATCCAAATTTGAGGGATATGATTCGGATTTTAGCGATCGCTGCTGTTCCTTGGGGGCTGGTTTTTATTGAACCTAACTTGGGAACTTCTTTAGTGTTTGGTGCGATTACTTTAGGGATGATGTATTGGGGTAATATTCATCCTGGTTGGTTGATTTTGCTCCTTTCTCCAGTGATCACTGCAATTATTTTTAATGTCTATCTTCCGGCGGGAATTGTTTGGGTTGTATTAATGGGTTTTGTCGGTTGGTGGAGTCTCCCTTGGCGATGGCTGACTGGCCCTTTAGCTCTATTAGTGAATTTAGGAGCCGGAGAGTTAAGCCATATTCTCTGGAATGTGTTGCAAGACTATCAAAAAATGCGACTGATTGGGTTTTTGAATCCTGAACAAGATCCCTTGGGGAGTGGTTATCATTTAATTCAGTCTCGAATTGCCATTGGTGCGGGACAATTATATGGACGGGGACTTAATCATGGGACTCAAACTCAATTGAATTTTATTCCTGAACAACATACGGATTTTATCTTTTCCGCCATCGGTGAGGAGTTGGGTTTGATCGGTTGCATTGCAGTATTAGCTATTTTTTGGTTTATCTGTTTACGTCTAGTGATTATTGCCCAAACTGCTAAGGATTCTTTTGGATCTTTAATTGCTATTGGAGTCCTTTGTATGTTATTGTTTCAGGTGTTTGTTAACATTGGGATGAATATTGGCATAGCACCAGTTACCGGAATTCCTCTACCTTTCTTAAGCTATGGTCGATCTTCATTACTGAGTAATTGGATAGCCATTGGGATTGTACAATCGGTGGCTAACTACCGGCAAAAGCTTAATCTTTAAGCAATTTTACCTTTAATACCTATAGGAAATATTGCCTTAACTTAACACTTTTTTTCTTAAAAAATCCATTCTTTCTTACTCTATGCGAAAAACATTACAAGTTTGTTTTCTGGTATTTATAATTGCCAACTTTACGGCTTTTGTAAATCCGAGTTTAGCCACACCTGAAACATTGATTGCCCAAAATGTTCAGTGTAAGCCCGATGGCAATACTTTAGAAATGCGAAAATGTGCCTCTGATCAATATCAAATCGCGGATCAAAAGCTGAATCAAACTTACCAAAAACTCATCGGTCAATTATCTCCCGAACGCAAAAAACGGTTAATTGAAGCCCAAAGAGCTTGGATTTCCTTTCGAGACAAAACCTGTAGTTTTGAATCGAGTCAAGTTTTAGGGGGTACAGCCGAACCTTTATTTTTAACCCAATGTTTAGCAAAAGTAACTCAGCAAAGGGTTCAAGATTTGCAAGACTATTTAGCTGAAATTAAGTAATGTCCAACAGTTTAGGGTTAAATTCCGAGATGAATCGAATGCGTAAGATTGTGCCTTCTCTTCTCGGCTTTTTTCTATTTTGTCTCTCGATTTGGGCCATTAGCCAAAAGCTGGAAAAATATTCTATAGATGATGTTTTGATTAGTCTATCTAATATTCCTCAAATTAATAGGCTGGGTGCAATTGCCCTAATGACAACCAGTTATTTAATGACCACAGCTTATGATATTTTAGCGTTTATTTATATCGGGTTTCCCCTGAATTATGTTAAAGTCGCCCTCGGTGCATTTACCAGTTATGCAATTAGTAATAATGTTGGTTTGTCCCTATTGACAGGGAGTGCCGTTCGTTATCGGTTATATTCAAAATGGCGTGTTCCTCCAGGTATAATTGCCCAGGTAATTGCCTTTACTAACTTAACATTTTGGTTAGGATTATTGGGAGTCTGTGGATTAGTTTTTCTGTTGACCCCCTTAAAGGTTCCCAGTATTTTAGATTTACCCTTTGTTTCAGTTCGTCCGGTGGGAATCATCTTTCTTCTCATCATTGGAGTCTATCTATTATGGGCAAGTTTTAATCATAAACCTGTCAAACTTGGAGAATTAGAATTAAACTTTCCTACCGTCAGTGTTTCACTGGCTTTAATTGCTTTTGCCTCCGTAGATTGGGGAGCCGCCGCTGGGGTTTTATATGTATTATTACCTGAAGGTAGCACCGCTTCTTATCTCAGTTGTTTTAGCATTTATTTATTAGCAATGACGGCTAGTATGGTTAGTAATATTCCAGGAGGTTTAGGGGTCTTTGAAACTGTGGTTTTAACCTTGGTTTCTTCTCAAGTAAATCCAGCTAATGTTTTAGGATCTTTATTAGCCTATCGTGCCATTTATTATCTACTTCCAATGATTGTCGCAACTATATTACTGGGAATTAATGAACTAAAAAAGCATCACTAAGCTGTTTAAAAGTTATCCGCTATAGGTGATTATGACGACGAAATTTGAACCCCCAATTTCTACTCAACGTACAGGTTTATCTCTCCTCGTCGCTAGAATTTTAGCTCTGATTGTTACGGCTAATTTTTGTTTAGTCGTTTTTGATTTAAGTTATATTAAACTTCGTCGATTTTATTTACAATGGAGTCAACATCAAGCCCAATCTGAAAATACACCTAAAAATCAATATTTGCAGCAAGTTGATCAACTTGAAAAAACAATTAATCAATTTGGAATTGAGTCTAAAGAAGTTAAGTTAGCATTAAAAAATATTCGTGAATCGAGTTTACAAATATTTATAGAAAATCCCCCATTTCGGGTTTTAAATTCCTATGGAACTTTAGTAGAAATTCAAAAACGCTTTCAGAACCATGTCAAAATTAATAATTTTCAGCAAGCCTTGGAA includes:
- a CDS encoding cell division protein, whose product is MFQKIRWGSRRSSMFYTWVEVDLWLMGACLLLTVFAGIMIRSVELNQGLTDWWQHWVTGAIGLTLALIFSRCRYERLIQWKWVIYGITNLSLVAVQIIGTTALGAQRWINIAGFHVQPSEFAKVGIIITLAALLQELKNPNLRDMIRILAIAAVPWGLVFIEPNLGTSLVFGAITLGMMYWGNIHPGWLILLLSPVITAIIFNVYLPAGIVWVVLMGFVGWWSLPWRWLTGPLALLVNLGAGELSHILWNVLQDYQKMRLIGFLNPEQDPLGSGYHLIQSRIAIGAGQLYGRGLNHGTQTQLNFIPEQHTDFIFSAIGEELGLIGCIAVLAIFWFICLRLVIIAQTAKDSFGSLIAIGVLCMLLFQVFVNIGMNIGIAPVTGIPLPFLSYGRSSLLSNWIAIGIVQSVANYRQKLNL